From the Candidatus Melainabacteria bacterium RIFOXYA2_FULL_32_9 genome, one window contains:
- a CDS encoding spermidine synthase: MEFDLWYTERHDDKFGITIKVKETLCHEVSEFQTIDIIDTEGFGRVLLLDGMVMTTEQDEFVYHEMISHIPLLNHSNPEQVLVIGGGDGGTIREVLKHSSVKRAVLCEIDGKVIEVSKKFLPTIAGKLDDPKVEIQVRDGVAYIAEQKNVFDVILIDSTDPLGPGEGLFTEEFYTDVKESLKPNGIMVAQSESPIADKREINLMYALLRKVFPIVKPYLGPIPTYPGGYWSWAYCSCDVNPFDNINDALAAQIEKTTKHYNREIHKAAFALPNFVKELTGEKDSILC; the protein is encoded by the coding sequence GTGGAATTTGATCTCTGGTATACAGAGCGACATGATGATAAATTTGGAATTACCATTAAAGTTAAAGAAACCTTATGTCATGAGGTCTCAGAATTTCAAACAATTGATATTATAGATACAGAGGGCTTCGGTAGAGTATTACTTTTAGATGGAATGGTAATGACAACGGAGCAGGATGAATTTGTTTATCATGAGATGATAAGCCATATTCCTTTACTAAACCACTCAAATCCTGAACAAGTGCTGGTAATTGGTGGTGGTGATGGTGGAACAATTAGAGAAGTTCTGAAACATTCATCAGTAAAGCGTGCTGTATTATGTGAGATTGATGGTAAGGTTATTGAGGTTTCCAAGAAATTTCTTCCTACAATAGCTGGTAAATTAGATGATCCAAAAGTTGAAATTCAAGTACGTGATGGAGTTGCTTATATAGCTGAGCAAAAGAATGTATTTGATGTAATTTTAATAGATTCAACTGATCCTCTTGGCCCTGGTGAAGGCTTATTTACAGAAGAATTTTATACTGATGTTAAAGAATCATTGAAACCTAACGGAATAATGGTAGCTCAAAGTGAATCTCCAATTGCAGATAAAAGAGAAATAAACTTAATGTATGCTTTATTAAGAAAGGTATTCCCTATAGTTAAACCTTATCTTGGACCTATTCCAACTTATCCCGGCGGTTATTGGAGTTGGGCTTACTGTTCCTGTGATGTTAATCCATTTGATAATATAAACGATGCTTTGGCAGCACAGATAGAAAAAACAACAAAGCATTATAATAGAGAAATTCATAAAGCTGCTTTTGCTCTTCCTAATTTTGTTAAGGAATTAACAGGAGAAAAGGATTCAATATTGTGTTAA
- a CDS encoding S-adenosylmethionine decarboxylase proenzyme, whose product MNQKCAYLGRHILAEFYGCNSNVLNNIELIEKMMVDAATECGATVVEKKFHMFNPYGVSGVVIISESHLAIHTWPELGYAAVDLFTCGESCDPKVAYEYLRKEFNAQSASYSELKRGLLNTENEVLVTPFEIKEQR is encoded by the coding sequence ATAAATCAGAAATGTGCTTATTTAGGACGACATATACTAGCTGAATTTTATGGTTGCAACTCTAATGTACTTAATAATATTGAATTGATAGAAAAAATGATGGTAGATGCTGCTACAGAGTGTGGCGCTACTGTTGTTGAGAAAAAATTCCATATGTTTAACCCTTATGGTGTTAGTGGTGTGGTAATTATTTCTGAATCTCATTTGGCAATTCATACCTGGCCTGAATTGGGTTATGCAGCTGTAGATCTCTTTACCTGTGGTGAAAGTTGTGATCCTAAAGTTGCATATGAATATCTTAGAAAAGAATTTAATGCTCAATCAGCGTCTTATTCTGAGTTAAAGCGTGGCCTTTTAAATACTGAAAATGAAGTTCTTGTTACTCCTTTTGAGATAAAAGAACAAAGATAG
- a CDS encoding transcriptional regulator (indirectly regulates nitrogen metabolism; at high nitrogen levels P-II prevents the phosphorylation of NR-I, the transcriptional activator of the glutamine synthetase gene (glnA); at low nitrogen levels P-II is uridylylated to form PII-UMP and interacts with an adenylyltransferase (GlnE) that activates GlnA) yields MKKIEAIIKPFKLNEVKDALNEIGIQGMTVIEVKGFGRQKGFTEFYRGAEYHIPFIPKVKLEIVVSDELLDKAVSIIVEKAQTDTIGDGKIFISSIDEVIRIRTGETGIAAI; encoded by the coding sequence ATGAAAAAGATTGAAGCAATAATAAAACCTTTCAAGTTAAACGAAGTAAAAGATGCCCTGAATGAAATAGGTATACAGGGCATGACGGTTATTGAAGTAAAAGGTTTTGGAAGACAAAAAGGGTTTACTGAGTTTTATAGAGGGGCAGAATATCATATTCCCTTTATTCCAAAAGTAAAATTAGAAATAGTAGTATCAGATGAATTACTTGACAAAGCTGTCTCAATAATAGTGGAAAAAGCTCAAACAGACACAATTGGAGATGGGAAAATATTTATTTCTTCAATAGATGAAGTAATAAGAATAAGAACAGGTGAAACTGGTATTGCCGCAATATAA
- a CDS encoding ammonia channel protein — protein MDTGDTTWVLVSSALVLLMTFGLALFYGGMVRSKNVLSTVMQSFIAISVVSAVWVLYGYSMSFGPDMNHLIGNLTWSGLRGVGQAPNPDYAATIPHEAFMLFQMMFAIITPALITGAFAERFKFRTYLVFLVFWITFVYCPVAHWVWGVGGWLRNFGTLDFAGGYVVHISSGAAALAASFIVGRRKGYGAEAIPPHNLIFTITGTGLLWFGWFGFNGGSAITSGALATSAIVVTHIAASFAALSWIFAEWVHRGKPTALGAVSGAVAGLATITPAAGFVNLTASIIIGLIAGILCYLAVNLKTKFGYDDSLDVVGVHGVGSTWGVIATGLFATTAVNSLGNNGLFYGNPNLLFIQFITALVVWAYSFGVTFIIMKILDIIMGLRVTDEEESIGLDLSQHGERSYTI, from the coding sequence ATAGATACAGGAGACACAACCTGGGTTCTAGTTTCTTCAGCTCTTGTATTATTAATGACATTTGGTCTTGCACTATTTTATGGCGGCATGGTAAGAAGCAAGAACGTTCTTAGTACAGTTATGCAAAGTTTTATAGCTATAAGTGTGGTTTCAGCGGTCTGGGTGTTATACGGTTATAGTATGTCATTTGGCCCTGATATGAATCATCTTATAGGAAATTTAACCTGGTCAGGATTAAGAGGAGTGGGACAGGCTCCAAATCCTGATTATGCTGCTACAATTCCACATGAAGCTTTTATGTTATTCCAAATGATGTTTGCAATTATTACACCTGCTCTTATAACAGGTGCTTTTGCTGAAAGATTTAAGTTCAGGACTTATCTGGTATTTCTTGTATTTTGGATAACTTTTGTTTACTGTCCCGTTGCCCATTGGGTATGGGGAGTTGGTGGCTGGCTAAGAAATTTTGGTACACTTGATTTTGCTGGTGGTTATGTTGTACATATCAGTTCTGGTGCCGCTGCATTAGCTGCTTCATTTATTGTCGGAAGAAGAAAAGGCTATGGTGCCGAAGCAATTCCTCCTCACAATCTTATTTTTACCATTACAGGGACAGGATTACTTTGGTTTGGCTGGTTTGGTTTTAATGGAGGAAGTGCTATAACATCAGGTGCACTTGCAACATCTGCTATTGTTGTTACACATATCGCTGCTTCTTTTGCTGCATTATCCTGGATATTTGCAGAGTGGGTACACAGAGGTAAACCTACAGCTTTAGGCGCTGTATCTGGTGCTGTTGCTGGTCTTGCTACAATTACACCTGCTGCCGGTTTTGTTAACTTAACAGCTTCTATAATTATAGGATTAATTGCTGGAATATTATGTTATTTAGCAGTAAACTTGAAAACAAAGTTTGGGTATGATGATTCTCTTGATGTTGTAGGCGTTCATGGAGTAGGTAGTACCTGGGGAGTTATTGCTACTGGATTATTTGCTACAACAGCGGTTAATTCCCTAGGAAATAATGGTTTATTTTATGGAAATCCCAATTTACTTTTTATACAATTCATAACAGCACTTGTTGTCTGGGCTTATTCTTTTGGAGTTACCTTTATTATAATGAAAATCCTCGATATAATAATGGGACTTAGGGTGACGGATGAAGAAGAGTCTATTGGTCTTGATTTAAGTCAACATGGTGAAAGAAGTTATACAATTTAA